One region of Demequina sp. TMPB413 genomic DNA includes:
- a CDS encoding HlyD family efflux transporter periplasmic adaptor subunit → MTWTNRFRLLFGTVVVLILVAGATFVFTQRQAQVVSVTAQIVAETYSVGADYPGVVTHRYVEVGDHVEQNEPLFVVESLQVARDVESGLLDSARDDVSADGTLTVRAAVAGTVRTFDVNEGSYLSSGVVVATIEQDESLSARAEFVLAPRDFGRIEEAAEVELLLPDQREIPGALTDIEVITVDGYAHVTTEISSTGLVAGDANGLVRSGTPLEARLHLRDDGPLAGMRDAAVDFVRKIGL, encoded by the coding sequence ATGACCTGGACCAACCGTTTTCGCCTGCTGTTCGGCACCGTTGTGGTGCTCATCCTTGTCGCCGGTGCGACCTTCGTCTTCACGCAACGCCAGGCGCAAGTGGTGAGCGTGACGGCCCAGATCGTCGCCGAGACGTACAGCGTCGGTGCTGACTACCCCGGCGTCGTCACCCACCGCTACGTCGAGGTGGGCGACCACGTGGAGCAGAATGAGCCCCTGTTCGTGGTCGAGAGCCTCCAAGTGGCGCGCGACGTGGAGTCCGGCCTCCTCGACTCCGCGAGGGACGACGTCTCGGCCGACGGCACACTGACCGTGAGAGCGGCGGTCGCGGGCACGGTGCGCACCTTCGACGTCAACGAGGGCTCGTACCTCTCCTCTGGCGTGGTGGTCGCCACGATCGAGCAGGACGAGTCACTGAGCGCCCGCGCGGAGTTCGTCCTTGCCCCGCGCGACTTTGGTCGCATCGAGGAGGCGGCCGAAGTCGAGCTGCTGTTACCCGATCAGCGGGAGATTCCCGGCGCCCTGACGGACATCGAGGTCATCACGGTGGACGGCTACGCACACGTCACCACCGAGATCTCGAGCACCGGCCTGGTCGCTGGCGACGCCAATGGCTTGGTGCGCTCTGGCACTCCCCTCGAGGCGCGTTTGCACTTGCGGGACGACGGGCCTCTCGCGGGCATGCGCGACGCCGCCGTTGACTTCGTTCGCAAGATTGGACTGTAG
- a CDS encoding glycosyltransferase produces MTDIANAPRPTPGSVPPSASARAVGGAPSPVLTLIVLLSTLGILVYSAFLLNPSHRGDVIPYVAVLIAESVLVFHALLSMWTILAGASDPRDFDYYRTHSKLFERGSKQGPQSEWPLLIKGTERTVDVFITTYGESVDVIRRTVTAAIAMRGRHTTWVLDDGKSDEVRDLASELGARYVRRLSSGGAKAGNINHALTLAKGEYFAIFDADFVPDPSFLVETVPFMVDPKVAFVQTPQTFANLHTTVARGAGYMQTVFYRFIQPGRNRFNAAFCVGTNVLFRRAAVEDVGGIYTDSKSEDVWTSIRLHEQGWRSIYIPDVLAVGEAPDSIEAYSKQQLRWATGGFEIMLTHNPLSRHRNLTMDQRIQYFVTATFYLTGISPLILLLVPSLEIYFDLRPMTVSISVLTWFLYYAGFYAMQILLAWYTLGTFRWQTLTLAMVSFPIYVKALHNVLTGRDVGWQATGTARHNSPYNFVVPQVLFFLFLSLTSVVAVYRDISNGVATLAMAWNVTNTVILGAFLIGVVRDARLLRRGLPRQEASASERRATPRTVIARPKDYPTDFPPVYEPAALAGAGSTAPRGTS; encoded by the coding sequence GTGACCGATATTGCCAATGCCCCGCGCCCGACGCCCGGCAGCGTGCCCCCGAGCGCTTCCGCCCGGGCGGTAGGTGGCGCGCCGTCTCCCGTGCTCACCCTCATCGTGCTGCTGTCGACCCTCGGGATCCTCGTCTATTCGGCGTTCTTGCTGAATCCCTCGCACAGGGGCGACGTGATCCCCTACGTGGCCGTCCTGATCGCGGAGTCGGTGCTCGTGTTCCACGCGCTGCTGTCGATGTGGACGATCCTTGCCGGCGCGAGTGACCCCAGAGACTTCGACTACTACCGCACCCACAGCAAGCTCTTCGAGCGGGGATCGAAGCAAGGGCCGCAGTCCGAGTGGCCGCTGCTGATCAAGGGAACCGAGCGCACCGTCGACGTCTTCATCACGACCTATGGCGAGAGCGTGGACGTGATCCGCAGGACCGTGACGGCGGCCATCGCAATGCGGGGACGCCACACCACTTGGGTTCTTGACGACGGCAAGAGCGACGAGGTGAGGGACCTTGCTAGCGAATTGGGCGCGCGCTACGTCCGCCGCCTCAGTTCCGGCGGCGCGAAGGCCGGCAACATCAATCACGCCCTGACCCTGGCCAAGGGCGAGTACTTCGCCATCTTCGACGCCGACTTTGTCCCCGACCCTTCCTTCCTCGTGGAGACGGTGCCCTTCATGGTCGACCCGAAGGTCGCCTTCGTCCAGACTCCGCAGACCTTTGCCAACTTGCACACGACGGTGGCTCGCGGCGCAGGCTACATGCAGACCGTCTTCTACCGCTTCATCCAACCGGGACGCAACCGCTTCAACGCGGCCTTCTGCGTCGGCACCAATGTGCTGTTCAGGCGCGCGGCCGTCGAGGACGTCGGCGGAATCTATACCGACTCCAAGTCAGAAGACGTCTGGACCTCCATCAGGCTTCACGAACAAGGGTGGCGCTCGATCTACATCCCCGACGTGCTCGCCGTGGGTGAGGCGCCTGACTCCATCGAGGCCTACTCCAAGCAACAGTTGCGGTGGGCTACCGGCGGCTTCGAGATCATGCTGACCCACAACCCGCTCAGCAGGCACCGCAACCTCACAATGGACCAGCGCATCCAATACTTCGTGACGGCGACGTTCTACCTGACGGGCATCTCCCCCCTGATCCTGCTGCTGGTGCCGTCGCTCGAGATCTACTTCGATCTGCGGCCCATGACCGTATCCATCAGCGTGCTCACGTGGTTCCTTTACTACGCGGGCTTCTATGCGATGCAGATTCTGCTGGCCTGGTACACGCTCGGCACGTTCAGGTGGCAGACGCTGACGCTCGCGATGGTCTCCTTCCCCATCTACGTCAAGGCGCTTCACAACGTCCTGACCGGCCGCGATGTCGGATGGCAGGCGACGGGCACCGCGCGTCACAACTCCCCCTACAACTTCGTGGTGCCGCAAGTTCTGTTCTTCTTGTTCCTGTCTCTCACGAGCGTCGTCGCCGTGTATCGCGACATCTCCAACGGGGTCGCCACCCTGGCGATGGCATGGAACGTCACCAACACGGTCATCCTTGGCGCCTTTCTCATCGGCGTCGTCAGGGACGCTCGACTGTTGCGTCGCGGCCTCCCGCGACAGGAAGCGTCGGCCAGCGAGCGTCGGGCGACCCCGCGCACCGTCATCGCCCGCCCCAAGGACTACCCCACCGACTTCCCACCCGTGTATGAACCGGCCGCTCTCGCGGGCGCCGGCAGCACCGCTCCAAGGGGGACATCATGA
- a CDS encoding ABC transporter permease yields the protein MSASSATPSPPPSGALTHPVAAQNSRAGHSRTAWLPATAVGVALVLVWWLASLGAEALPGPATTAAALADMASDGRLVSILWRLTAFMAVCFAIAVVLGVAGGLAIGMSRGGDRGLSPYLAALQGMPTSMWIPVAAIVLGTDVWSLGAVVALGAVPAIMLGTRTAVRNVPPLLLRAGRTLGESGTSLVRRVVLPAALPGIMTGVELGWSIAFRSLVAGEIFSGALSGTGIGTVISRSRETGDLTEMMATIVIVLAFTVVVDRLVFSRVQTRLRARRGLVDAGLPH from the coding sequence ATGTCAGCATCTAGCGCCACCCCCTCCCCCCCACCCAGCGGGGCACTCACGCACCCTGTTGCGGCCCAGAACTCTCGTGCGGGGCACTCACGCACCGCGTGGCTCCCTGCCACCGCCGTCGGCGTCGCCCTTGTGCTCGTGTGGTGGCTGGCCTCGCTCGGGGCCGAAGCCCTCCCTGGCCCGGCGACCACCGCCGCCGCCCTTGCGGACATGGCGAGCGACGGGCGACTCGTGTCGATCCTGTGGCGCCTCACCGCCTTTATGGCCGTGTGCTTCGCGATTGCGGTCGTGCTCGGCGTGGCCGGAGGCCTCGCGATCGGCATGTCGCGCGGGGGCGATCGGGGCCTGTCGCCCTACCTCGCGGCCCTCCAGGGCATGCCCACGTCGATGTGGATCCCTGTCGCCGCGATCGTTCTAGGAACAGACGTGTGGTCGCTTGGTGCCGTCGTCGCCCTCGGAGCGGTGCCCGCGATCATGCTCGGCACCAGGACGGCCGTGCGCAACGTGCCGCCACTGCTCCTGCGCGCAGGCCGGACTCTTGGGGAGAGCGGAACCTCGCTTGTCAGACGCGTGGTCCTCCCCGCTGCGTTGCCAGGCATCATGACGGGCGTCGAGCTCGGCTGGTCGATCGCGTTCCGCAGCCTGGTCGCAGGCGAGATCTTCTCGGGTGCACTCTCAGGCACCGGCATCGGCACCGTCATCTCCCGCTCTCGCGAGACAGGGGACCTCACCGAAATGATGGCGACCATTGTCATCGTGCTGGCCTTCACGGTGGTGGTCGACCGCCTCGTCTTCAGCCGTGTGCAGACCCGCCTGCGCGCCCGCAGGGGGCTCGTGGATGCGGGCCTTCCGCACTGA
- a CDS encoding ABC transporter ATP-binding protein yields MSADVRLEAVTQGFTRRGSHRAALAEVTLDIAAGEFVAVVGPSGCGKSTLLDLIAGHARPATGSVTVGGTPVTGPGPQRMLVFQEHALFPWLTVQANVEFGLRSAGVEPARRAATANEWIARVGLADAAHLHPHELSGGMRQRAALARAFALAPQVLLMDEPFSALDAPSRDRLHVELQDLWRETGTTIVFVTHNVREAVTLGDRVVVMSSGPGRIIAEVGVTLPRPRVVESGRVVDLAQHVRGLLDEADQMGITAPRQGRDGYVSI; encoded by the coding sequence ATGAGCGCGGACGTGCGGCTCGAGGCCGTCACCCAGGGATTCACGCGCCGGGGCTCGCACAGGGCCGCGCTGGCCGAGGTGACGCTCGACATCGCGGCCGGCGAGTTCGTCGCCGTGGTGGGTCCCTCTGGTTGTGGCAAGTCGACGCTGCTCGATCTCATCGCCGGCCACGCGCGACCGGCCACCGGTTCCGTCACCGTGGGCGGCACGCCCGTCACGGGTCCTGGGCCGCAAAGGATGCTCGTGTTTCAAGAGCACGCCCTGTTCCCGTGGCTGACGGTGCAGGCCAACGTCGAGTTCGGCCTCAGGTCGGCCGGGGTGGAGCCCGCCCGCCGAGCCGCGACCGCGAACGAGTGGATCGCGCGCGTCGGCCTGGCCGACGCCGCCCACCTCCATCCCCACGAACTCTCGGGAGGGATGCGCCAGCGCGCCGCCCTCGCTCGCGCCTTCGCGCTCGCCCCCCAGGTGTTGCTCATGGACGAGCCCTTCTCCGCGCTCGATGCGCCCAGCAGGGACCGGCTCCACGTCGAGCTTCAGGACCTGTGGCGCGAGACCGGCACCACCATCGTCTTTGTGACTCACAACGTGCGCGAGGCCGTGACACTCGGCGACCGCGTCGTCGTGATGTCGTCGGGCCCCGGCCGCATCATCGCGGAGGTGGGCGTGACGCTGCCGCGCCCGCGCGTGGTCGAGTCCGGCCGCGTCGTTGACCTGGCGCAGCACGTGCGCGGGCTGCTCGATGAGGCCGACCAGATGGGCATCACCGCGCCAAGGCAGGGACGTGACGGCTATGTCAGCATCTAG
- a CDS encoding sulfate adenylyltransferase subunit 1, with protein MTATASAPLAPDSRQTSLLRFATAGSVDDGKSTLVGRLLHDTKSILADAYAAVERVTRERGGAGVDLALLTDGLRAEREQGITIDVAYRYFSTPHRTFILADCPGHVQYTRNTVTGASTADALVVLVDARHGVLEQTRRHLAVAALLRVPHVIVAVNKIDLVDYAEEPFAAIEADVAEHSRRLALAITTVPVSALEGDNVAVRSERTPWYTGPTVLDLLETLPSADETERAAASGGWRLPVQYVLRPQDAALSPEHREYRGYAGQVAQGVIRVGDDVVVQPSGRRTTVAGIDTADGPLTQALSGQSVAVRLADEVDVARGDLLSSASDAAIPVKHLDAHVAWLADRPLRVRDRVLVQHGTALVQGMVTGISGVLDITLPGGTLDSSIVPGDSLALNDIGVVTLLLAQPLAVEDYGAHRHTGAFVLVDPQDGATLAAGTARAATPGTGHDGYLSI; from the coding sequence ATGACGGCCACCGCCTCGGCGCCACTCGCGCCAGACTCTCGCCAGACCTCACTGTTGCGCTTTGCGACGGCAGGCTCCGTCGACGACGGCAAGTCCACCCTCGTGGGACGCCTGCTGCACGACACCAAGTCGATCCTTGCCGACGCCTACGCGGCCGTCGAGCGCGTCACCCGCGAGCGCGGGGGCGCGGGTGTGGACCTCGCGCTCCTGACCGATGGCCTGCGCGCCGAGCGCGAGCAGGGCATCACGATCGACGTGGCGTACCGCTACTTCTCCACCCCGCACCGCACGTTCATCCTCGCGGATTGCCCTGGGCACGTGCAGTACACGCGCAACACGGTCACGGGGGCGTCAACGGCCGACGCCCTGGTGGTGCTGGTCGACGCGCGTCACGGCGTGCTCGAGCAGACAAGGCGGCACCTCGCCGTCGCGGCGCTGCTGCGCGTTCCGCACGTGATCGTGGCCGTCAACAAGATCGATCTGGTGGACTACGCCGAGGAGCCCTTCGCGGCCATCGAGGCAGACGTGGCCGAGCACAGCCGCCGCCTCGCCCTAGCGATCACGACCGTGCCGGTGAGCGCCCTCGAGGGCGACAACGTGGCGGTCCGTTCGGAGCGCACGCCCTGGTACACAGGCCCCACGGTGCTCGACCTGCTCGAGACCTTGCCGAGCGCCGACGAGACAGAGCGAGCAGCCGCCTCTGGTGGCTGGCGGCTGCCGGTGCAGTACGTGCTGCGACCCCAAGACGCCGCGCTGTCTCCAGAGCACCGCGAGTACCGCGGCTACGCTGGCCAGGTCGCTCAAGGCGTGATCAGGGTGGGAGACGACGTGGTGGTCCAGCCTTCTGGCAGGCGCACCACCGTGGCTGGCATCGACACCGCCGACGGCCCGCTCACGCAGGCGCTCTCCGGCCAGTCGGTCGCGGTGCGGCTCGCGGACGAGGTGGACGTCGCGCGCGGGGACCTGCTGAGTTCGGCGAGCGATGCGGCGATTCCTGTGAAGCACCTGGATGCCCACGTGGCGTGGCTGGCCGACCGTCCCTTGCGGGTCCGCGACCGCGTGCTCGTCCAGCATGGCACTGCACTGGTGCAGGGCATGGTCACCGGGATTTCGGGTGTTCTCGACATCACGCTGCCAGGGGGAACCCTCGACTCGAGCATCGTGCCTGGCGACTCGCTTGCGCTGAACGACATCGGCGTGGTGACACTCCTGCTCGCGCAGCCGCTCGCCGTCGAGGACTACGGGGCTCACCGCCACACGGGCGCGTTTGTGTTGGTCGACCCCCAAGACGGCGCCACCCTCGCGGCGGGGACCGCCCGCGCGGCCACCCCGGGGACCGGCCACGACGGGTACCTGAGCATCTGA
- the cysD gene encoding sulfate adenylyltransferase subunit CysD translates to MRDSPVSTTSVKSGLSTLEALEAEGIHILREAVATARKPVILFSGGKDSVAVLHLATKAFWPGRVPIELLHVDTGHNFDEVIAFRDATVERLGLRLKVAKVQDYIDDGRLRERPDGTRNALQTVPLLDAIADGGYDVVFGGARRDEEKARAKERVVSLRDEFGAWDPRNQRPELWNLYNTRHLPGQHVRVFPLSNWTELDVWRYIEREALELPALYYAHEREVFERDGMLLTPHPALSRRETEPLERRVVRYRTVGDASCTGAVESPAANVADVIAEVAATRITERGATRADDRASEAAMEDRKKEGYF, encoded by the coding sequence ATGCGGGATTCACCAGTGAGCACCACGTCAGTGAAGTCGGGCCTGAGCACCCTTGAGGCACTCGAGGCCGAGGGCATCCACATCTTGCGGGAGGCCGTCGCGACCGCCCGCAAGCCCGTGATCCTCTTCAGTGGTGGCAAGGACTCGGTCGCCGTGCTCCACCTCGCCACCAAGGCCTTCTGGCCTGGCCGCGTGCCCATCGAGCTGCTGCACGTGGACACCGGCCACAACTTCGACGAGGTGATCGCCTTCCGCGACGCGACCGTCGAGCGCCTGGGGCTTCGCCTCAAGGTGGCCAAGGTGCAGGACTACATCGACGACGGTCGGCTCAGGGAACGCCCCGACGGCACCCGCAACGCACTCCAGACCGTCCCGTTGCTGGACGCGATCGCCGACGGCGGCTACGACGTCGTCTTTGGCGGGGCACGCCGCGACGAGGAGAAGGCGCGCGCCAAGGAGCGCGTGGTGTCTCTGCGCGACGAGTTCGGCGCGTGGGATCCCCGCAACCAGCGGCCAGAGCTGTGGAACCTGTACAACACGAGGCATCTGCCGGGCCAGCATGTGCGCGTGTTCCCGCTGTCCAACTGGACAGAGCTGGACGTGTGGCGCTACATCGAGCGCGAGGCGCTCGAGTTGCCGGCGCTGTACTACGCCCACGAGCGCGAGGTGTTCGAGCGCGACGGCATGCTCCTCACACCCCACCCCGCACTGTCCCGGCGCGAGACAGAACCCCTCGAGCGGCGCGTCGTCCGGTACCGGACTGTCGGCGACGCCAGTTGCACCGGTGCGGTGGAGTCGCCTGCGGCGAACGTCGCCGACGTCATTGCAGAGGTGGCCGCCACGCGCATCACCGAGCGGGGAGCAACCCGCGCGGATGACAGGGCCAGCGAGGCCGCCATGGAAGACCGCAAGAAGGAGGGCTACTTCTAA
- a CDS encoding phosphoadenylyl-sulfate reductase, translating into MTNPLSGHLTLLNPTEWTEASVADVNARLETASAAHVADWAVATFGEGLIVAASMQDTILPHLFATRLPGVEVLFLETGYHFPETLATRDEAARRLPITVVNALPAQTVAEQDAQYGARLHERDPNLCCALRKVEPLNRALVGKAAWVTGARRADAVTRAVLPVVQWDAKHGLVKINPLALWTDEQVEAYQADHDLPRHPLVAQGYPSIGCAPCTRAVAPGEDPRAGRWSGQGKTECGIHQ; encoded by the coding sequence ATCACCAATCCCCTGAGCGGCCACCTCACCCTGCTCAACCCCACCGAGTGGACCGAGGCCAGCGTCGCCGACGTGAACGCGAGGCTGGAAACAGCGTCGGCCGCGCACGTCGCCGACTGGGCCGTCGCCACGTTTGGCGAGGGACTCATCGTTGCCGCGTCGATGCAGGACACGATCCTTCCCCACTTGTTCGCGACCAGGCTTCCAGGCGTCGAGGTGCTGTTCCTCGAGACCGGCTACCACTTCCCTGAGACGCTCGCCACGCGCGACGAGGCGGCCAGGCGACTGCCCATCACGGTGGTCAACGCGCTTCCCGCGCAGACCGTCGCCGAGCAGGACGCCCAGTACGGAGCGCGCCTTCACGAGCGCGACCCGAACCTCTGCTGCGCGTTGCGTAAGGTCGAGCCGCTCAACCGGGCCCTCGTCGGCAAGGCTGCCTGGGTCACGGGCGCGCGCCGCGCCGACGCCGTCACCAGGGCCGTGCTTCCTGTGGTCCAGTGGGACGCCAAGCATGGCCTGGTCAAGATCAACCCACTCGCGCTGTGGACAGACGAGCAGGTCGAGGCGTACCAAGCTGACCACGACCTCCCACGTCACCCCTTGGTCGCCCAGGGCTACCCGAGCATCGGCTGCGCGCCGTGCACGCGTGCCGTGGCGCCGGGCGAGGACCCACGCGCTGGCCGATGGTCTGGCCAGGGCAAGACAGAATGCGGGATTCACCAGTGA
- a CDS encoding nitrite/sulfite reductase gives MSTTTDSNGTPRSTAAGDAARSAAPADNADERRRHRDEARLIRTREAAARKDTASKDGQWAAGDRTPLNPNEEFKSVSDPLDVRHRIETMYSKWGFWSIPPSDLRGRMRWWGLYTQRRPGIDGGRTAQLEPHQLDDEYFMLRIRSDGGQLSVKQTRMIADVSRDFGRNTADVSDRQNIQLHWIRIEDVPEIFRRVEESGLFTTEACGDSPRVILGSPVAGVAKDELIDPTPHIQAIIDRGIGSPEFSNLPRKFKTAITGTRVPDILHEVQDVAFVAVEHPELGVGYDLWVGGGLSINPHLGVRLGAFVEPDKVAEVWAGVIGIFRDHGYRRLRTRARLKFLVKAWGGEKFRQVLEDDYLGWKLPDGPGPQVSRPGDRGDHVGVHEQRDGNFYIGAAPIAGRVSGDTLAAIADLAEAAGSDRVRLTPLQKILILDVPRDKVNDVVNGLRTLELESSPGEFHRNVIACTGIEYCKLAIVETKATAREVVKTLDRAFPDLDVPISVHVNGCPNSCARVQVADIGFKGQLVLDDVTGGQVPGFQVHLGGRLGLGDDNDFGRKLRGHKVTADGMPEYIERVTRNYLATRQADEPFAQWAVRADEEALR, from the coding sequence GTGAGCACCACCACCGACAGCAACGGCACGCCGCGCAGTACAGCGGCGGGCGACGCTGCGCGTTCTGCCGCGCCAGCCGACAATGCCGACGAGCGTCGTCGCCACCGTGACGAGGCGCGCCTCATCCGTACTCGCGAGGCCGCAGCACGCAAGGACACCGCCTCGAAGGACGGCCAGTGGGCGGCGGGCGACCGCACGCCGCTGAACCCCAACGAGGAGTTCAAGTCCGTCTCCGATCCGCTTGACGTGCGCCACCGCATCGAGACGATGTACTCCAAGTGGGGCTTCTGGTCGATCCCCCCGAGCGACTTGCGGGGCCGCATGCGCTGGTGGGGTTTGTACACGCAACGTCGGCCCGGGATCGATGGCGGGCGCACCGCGCAACTCGAGCCACACCAGTTGGACGACGAGTACTTCATGCTCCGCATTCGTTCCGACGGCGGCCAGTTGTCGGTCAAGCAGACCAGGATGATCGCCGACGTGTCGCGCGACTTTGGGCGCAACACGGCCGACGTCTCCGACCGGCAGAACATTCAACTTCACTGGATCCGGATCGAGGACGTGCCCGAGATCTTCCGCAGGGTCGAGGAGTCTGGCCTGTTCACCACGGAGGCGTGCGGCGACAGCCCTCGCGTCATCCTTGGCTCGCCCGTCGCGGGTGTGGCGAAGGACGAACTCATCGACCCGACGCCTCACATCCAGGCCATCATCGACCGCGGCATCGGCTCCCCCGAGTTCTCCAACTTGCCGCGCAAGTTCAAGACCGCGATCACTGGCACCAGGGTTCCCGACATCCTCCACGAGGTGCAGGACGTGGCCTTCGTGGCGGTCGAGCACCCCGAGTTGGGCGTCGGCTACGACCTGTGGGTGGGCGGCGGCCTGTCGATCAACCCCCACCTGGGCGTGCGCCTCGGAGCGTTCGTCGAGCCCGACAAGGTGGCCGAGGTGTGGGCAGGGGTCATCGGCATCTTCCGCGACCACGGCTACCGCCGCCTGCGCACGCGAGCGCGCCTCAAGTTCTTGGTGAAGGCGTGGGGCGGCGAGAAGTTCCGTCAGGTGCTCGAGGACGACTACCTGGGTTGGAAGCTTCCCGACGGTCCCGGCCCGCAGGTGAGCCGCCCTGGCGACCGTGGAGACCACGTGGGCGTCCACGAGCAAAGGGACGGCAACTTCTACATCGGCGCCGCCCCGATTGCGGGTCGAGTCTCTGGCGACACCCTCGCGGCCATCGCGGACCTGGCAGAAGCGGCGGGTTCCGACCGCGTTCGCCTCACGCCGCTCCAGAAGATCCTCATCCTCGACGTGCCGCGCGACAAGGTCAACGACGTGGTCAATGGGCTACGCACGCTCGAGCTCGAGTCGAGCCCAGGCGAGTTCCACCGCAACGTGATCGCCTGCACCGGCATCGAGTACTGCAAGCTCGCGATCGTGGAGACCAAGGCGACCGCCCGCGAGGTGGTCAAGACCCTCGACCGCGCCTTCCCCGACCTCGACGTCCCCATCTCTGTTCACGTCAACGGCTGCCCCAACTCGTGCGCCCGCGTGCAGGTGGCGGACATCGGCTTCAAGGGCCAACTGGTGCTTGACGACGTCACCGGCGGCCAAGTGCCGGGGTTCCAGGTGCACCTCGGTGGGCGCTTGGGTCTTGGCGACGACAACGACTTTGGCCGCAAGTTGCGCGGCCACAAGGTCACGGCCGACGGCATGCCCGAGTACATCGAGCGCGTCACCCGCAACTATCTCGCCACCCGGCAGGCGGACGAGCCGTTCGCCCAGTGGGCTGTCAGAGCAGACGAGGAGGCGCTGCGGTGA
- a CDS encoding phosphatidylserine/phosphatidylglycerophosphate/cardiolipin synthase family protein: MDIAHLTVRPKAGPGPARLTDDRLLEQADLLLPQDYIADATRRIHDAKRRVRVMALTIADEHETEALLDALVAAAHRGVDVHVAADTFTYADAAGRFVPKRYLTKRRRASMDMAKELTDAGATFDWLGQEGGLPWRGRTHTKFCVVDDTIYSFGGVNLDDQGATNVDYMLRISDHRLAEDLVRVYSRTRRANSRYSGFRSSALKYGKDQVLVDGGLPGDSIIYRRALKYARKAERIVLVSQYCPTGELGKVVQSKHHEMWFNPPRNASTFNRILIAASMAITRHQTLYRKRQYLHAKVIVFYLKSGKRVAITGSHNFVRGGVTLGTREIALQTKNPLVINQIEEFIEHRVRH, encoded by the coding sequence ATGGACATTGCGCACCTGACCGTGAGGCCCAAGGCGGGCCCAGGGCCTGCGCGTCTCACGGATGACAGGCTCCTGGAGCAGGCCGACCTGCTGCTCCCTCAGGACTACATCGCCGATGCCACCCGACGCATCCACGACGCGAAGCGCCGGGTGCGGGTGATGGCGCTGACGATCGCCGACGAGCACGAGACCGAGGCGCTTCTTGACGCGCTGGTAGCGGCGGCTCATCGCGGCGTTGACGTCCATGTGGCGGCCGACACGTTCACGTACGCCGACGCGGCGGGACGCTTCGTACCCAAGCGGTACTTGACCAAGCGTCGACGGGCCTCGATGGACATGGCCAAGGAACTCACCGACGCAGGCGCGACCTTCGATTGGCTCGGCCAAGAGGGCGGATTGCCGTGGCGCGGCCGGACGCACACCAAGTTCTGCGTGGTCGATGACACGATCTACAGCTTTGGCGGCGTCAACCTTGACGACCAAGGCGCCACCAACGTGGACTACATGCTGCGCATCAGTGACCACCGCTTGGCCGAGGACTTGGTGCGCGTGTACTCCCGCACCAGGCGCGCCAACTCGCGCTACTCCGGCTTCAGGTCCTCGGCGCTGAAGTACGGCAAGGATCAGGTGCTCGTCGATGGCGGCCTGCCTGGCGACTCGATCATCTACCGCCGCGCGCTCAAGTACGCGCGCAAGGCCGAGCGCATCGTGCTCGTCTCCCAGTACTGCCCCACAGGGGAACTCGGCAAGGTGGTGCAGTCAAAGCATCACGAGATGTGGTTCAACCCTCCCCGCAACGCAAGCACCTTCAACCGCATCCTGATCGCCGCGTCCATGGCGATCACGCGGCACCAGACGTTGTACCGCAAGCGGCAGTACCTGCACGCCAAGGTGATCGTGTTCTATCTGAAGTCGGGCAAGCGCGTCGCGATCACCGGATCTCACAACTTTGTGCGCGGCGGCGTGACACTCGGCACCAGGGAAATCGCGTTGCAGACCAAGAACCCGCTGGTGATCAATCAGATCGAAGAGTTCATCGAGCACCGCGTGCGCCACTAG